Part of the Paenibacillus terrae HPL-003 genome is shown below.
ACTGTTTGAAGAATTTCCAGGTGCGATTCTCGCCACGACGAACTGCGTCATGCCGATTAAAGGCACGTATGCAGACCGCTTCTTCTCTTATGAAGTAGCCGGGCTGGAGGGAGTAGCCAAGATCATGGGCGACGACTTTTCACCATTGATCGAGCGTGCGTTAGCCCTGCCAGCCGCAGATGTAGATTCGGAGCAGGTGCTTACGACGGGATATCATCACGAGACGGTCATCGGGCTGGCACCTGAGATTATTCAGGCAGTTAAAGACGGACATATCCGCCGTTTCTTCGTCATTGCAGGCTGTGACGCACCAGGTAAAGGCGGCAACTATTACCGCGAGCTAGCTACATCCTTGCCGAACGATACGGTCATTCTGACCACGTCCTGTGGTAAATTCCGCTTTAATGACGTGGACTATGGCACCGTGGGGGACACGGGGATTCCGCGTTATATTGATCTGGGGCAATGCAACAATTCCGGTTCTACGGCGAAAATAGCTCTGGCGTTAGCGGATGCTTTTGATTGTACGGTAAATGAGCTGCCTGTCAGCATTGTATTATCCTGGTTTGAGCAAAAAGCAGTTGCCATCCTGCTAGGCTTGTTCAGCCTCGGCATTCAGGATATTCGCATCGGGCCAAAACCACCCGAGTTTATCTCGTCAGGGGTGCTGGATGTGCTCGTGGACATGTTTGGCTTGAAGCTGATTACGACAGCAGAGGAAGATATGAAAGCGATGCTGGCGATGTCGTAAGGGGTTGGTGGGGAACTGCAAAGCGCAGTTCCTTTTTTGTTTCATCGTTCATCAATTCTTATAAAAATGTCCATAAGAATCTTCAATGCCAGCTCAGTATCTTTGGATTCACGCGTTCTTAGCAGAGTCAAAATGTTTTTTATACTCGAATCTTCTTCGGTAAGCTCATCATCTTCCTTAACATATGTAAGCAACTGATAAACGCCCACGTTCAATGCCTTAGCTATTTTCTCCAGATTTTTCAAAGATATATTTCTCTCTGCGCGCTCAATAAAACCGATATAACTCGAATTGAATCCTGCTTTTTCGGCTAAAGCTTCTTGGGAAAGCCCTTTAGACTTTCGAAGATCTCGAATACGTGTACCAACTAATTCTAAAAGTTCAGACATGAATACACCTCTCTATAGTTAGAAGTGTAGAGAAAGAGTTACTTCTAATTAATAACTGTTAATAAGTAAATTGAATTAAAAACTACTATATAGTAATATTTATTATAAAGCTTGTCCGGTAGCTAGAAATTTGTACATTATGATGGCTCCATATTGGTTCTACGATGCCCTCACTGTTCATTAAATTAAAATTCAGGAGTTGACTTCCCATTGAAAAATTACTCCTTGAGCAACCACCTACATAGAGATTCAGATTCCATATCGCCCAATCATAGCGACTCCAACATATTGAACTGCATGATGGATTTTCAAAAGCTTGCCCAATATCAAATACAGCTTGGACAGATGATGCGCAATCATAATCAGTTTCATAACTGCCTCGTTCTTTGTGACCGGGCGATGTTTTCGATGGCTAAGGCTGTTTATGTTCACCGAAATCAAATCATTTCATCATCTATTAACCTATCTATGACTAATTTGCTAGCATTAATCCACACGGATGCTGAGCCGAATTTGGATATGGTACTGTTTATCGGTACGGTACATTATCTTATTTCCGCAGAGGATAATGCACATAACAAGCCGATGAAGCTGGAGGAGGTAGATAGGCTACTTTCTAGAACGGACCATATTTTAATACGTTTATCTCAGCGAATTGTAGCTGATCCTGCTGAGCGGTATCAATCTATTTTTATAAAGAAGCGG
Proteins encoded:
- the hcp gene encoding hydroxylamine reductase; the encoded protein is MFCYQCEQTPSGGCKVVGVCGKDETIASLQDTMIFALKGIAAYATHARQLGYTDPEVDRITHEALYMTLTNSNFNVQEHLDMAMKVGNAAVRIMDVLDRAHTDRFGIPQPITVSQNKIEGQCIVVTGHNLYALEELLRQTEGKGINIYTHSEMLPAHGYPALKKYAHLKGNIGKAWYDQRRLFEEFPGAILATTNCVMPIKGTYADRFFSYEVAGLEGVAKIMGDDFSPLIERALALPAADVDSEQVLTTGYHHETVIGLAPEIIQAVKDGHIRRFFVIAGCDAPGKGGNYYRELATSLPNDTVILTTSCGKFRFNDVDYGTVGDTGIPRYIDLGQCNNSGSTAKIALALADAFDCTVNELPVSIVLSWFEQKAVAILLGLFSLGIQDIRIGPKPPEFISSGVLDVLVDMFGLKLITTAEEDMKAMLAMS
- a CDS encoding helix-turn-helix domain-containing protein, yielding MSELLELVGTRIRDLRKSKGLSQEALAEKAGFNSSYIGFIERAERNISLKNLEKIAKALNVGVYQLLTYVKEDDELTEEDSSIKNILTLLRTRESKDTELALKILMDIFIRIDER